One region of Bacillus pumilus genomic DNA includes:
- a CDS encoding FtsW/RodA/SpoVE family cell cycle protein — MNKQNTSPYYQGDLIFIFLAFFAISVIAIYAAGQFGQYGSNAWTRQIIYYMVGVICIVAINYFDLEQLEKLSLYIFIGGILLLLFLKVAPAQIGGHDFAPIKNGAKSWFVIPGVGTLQPSEFMKIGLIMMLASVIGKSSPRGKRTLEDDIFLLLKIAGVAAVPVGLIFLQDAGTAAVCMFIVVVMVFLSGVNWKLISLIGSVVVLLVAAVLAVIILFPDVAKTIGIQQYQINRITAWLPDSSTSTNQAQTQDASGSDKYQVDQAIMAIGAGQIFGNGVKNLKVYVPEAQTDMIFSIIGEAFGFIGCAFVVIMFFFLIYRLVVLIDRIHPYSRFASFFCVGYTALIVIHTFQNIGMNIGVMPVTGIPLLFISFGGSSVLSVLIGFGIAYNASVQLTKYQSYLFK, encoded by the coding sequence ATGAACAAGCAGAATACATCTCCGTACTATCAAGGGGATTTAATTTTTATATTTTTAGCCTTCTTTGCCATCAGTGTCATTGCGATTTATGCTGCGGGTCAATTTGGGCAGTATGGATCTAATGCATGGACCAGACAGATTATTTATTACATGGTCGGAGTTATATGTATCGTAGCCATAAATTACTTTGATTTGGAGCAATTAGAGAAGCTAAGTCTCTATATTTTTATAGGCGGCATCCTGTTGTTACTCTTTCTGAAAGTCGCTCCTGCACAAATCGGAGGTCATGATTTTGCTCCAATTAAAAATGGTGCAAAAAGCTGGTTTGTGATACCGGGGGTTGGAACACTTCAGCCCTCAGAGTTCATGAAAATTGGTTTGATTATGATGCTCGCATCTGTTATTGGCAAGTCAAGCCCTAGAGGAAAACGGACATTAGAAGATGATATCTTCCTTCTATTAAAAATTGCCGGGGTGGCAGCTGTTCCAGTTGGACTGATTTTCTTACAGGATGCAGGTACGGCAGCTGTCTGTATGTTTATTGTCGTTGTGATGGTGTTTTTATCAGGGGTCAATTGGAAGCTGATTTCTCTCATCGGTTCCGTTGTTGTGCTTTTAGTTGCCGCTGTGTTAGCCGTGATCATACTTTTCCCTGATGTTGCGAAAACAATTGGTATTCAGCAGTATCAGATTAACCGGATTACCGCTTGGCTACCTGATAGTTCAACGTCAACCAACCAAGCGCAGACTCAGGATGCGTCGGGGTCTGATAAATACCAAGTAGACCAGGCCATTATGGCTATTGGTGCTGGACAGATTTTTGGGAATGGGGTTAAAAACTTAAAGGTCTATGTCCCAGAAGCACAAACAGATATGATTTTCTCCATTATAGGAGAAGCCTTTGGCTTTATCGGCTGTGCGTTTGTTGTGATCATGTTCTTCTTCTTGATCTACCGGCTTGTCGTGCTGATTGACCGTATCCATCCTTATAGCCGATTCGCGTCATTCTTTTGTGTGGGATATACAGCACTTATTGTGATCCATACGTTCCAGAACATTGGGATGAACATAGGCGTGATGCCTGTAACAGGAATTCCGCTCCTATTTATCAGCTTCGGAGGAAGCTCTGTTTTATCTGTTCTCATTGGATTCGGGATTGCTTATAATGCAAGTGTTCAATTAACGAAATACCAAAGTTATTTATTTAAATAA
- a CDS encoding spore morphogenesis/germination protein YwcE, translated as MDMFFAYLCIATATPLFLWLENRKIALASIPPIMIMWIFFGLYMTSSLSPAGHTFMIAFFAINVILAHIAAFLIYGLPFIRKRFSSTR; from the coding sequence ATGGATATGTTCTTTGCGTACCTATGTATTGCAACGGCTACACCCCTGTTTTTATGGCTCGAAAACAGAAAAATTGCACTAGCTTCTATTCCACCCATTATGATTATGTGGATTTTCTTCGGTCTTTACATGACAAGCAGTTTATCTCCAGCAGGACATACCTTCATGATCGCATTCTTTGCCATTAACGTCATTTTGGCACATATTGCAGCGTTCCTCATTTATGGACTTCCATTCATTCGCAAAAGATTCAGTAGCACCAGATAA
- the qoxD gene encoding cytochrome aa3 quinol oxidase subunit IV, with product MAGKTNSSAEHEHFPWKHVVGFILSIVLTILAFWIAIGAEIGSSAKLWIIFGFAFIQAFLQLFMFMHMTESENGTVQVGNTLFGLFCAIIFVIGSVWIFAAHYSHGENSKDGYSPSAPKQSEHSEK from the coding sequence ATGGCTGGAAAAACAAATTCCTCAGCAGAGCACGAACACTTCCCTTGGAAACACGTAGTTGGCTTCATCCTATCCATCGTGCTAACGATCTTAGCATTCTGGATTGCCATTGGAGCTGAAATTGGCAGTTCTGCAAAACTTTGGATTATCTTTGGTTTTGCCTTCATTCAAGCGTTCTTGCAGCTATTCATGTTTATGCACATGACAGAAAGCGAGAACGGAACTGTTCAAGTCGGAAATACATTGTTTGGTCTGTTTTGTGCGATTATCTTCGTTATCGGATCTGTTTGGATCTTTGCGGCTCACTACAGCCACGGAGAGAACAGCAAAGACGGTTATTCACCTTCTGCGCCAAAGCAATCTGAGCATTCAGAGAAATAA